A stretch of Armatimonadota bacterium DNA encodes these proteins:
- a CDS encoding ABC transporter ATP-binding protein → MREAARVERSPTALMAVESGEGISVRVREVRKRFGPRAGSGGVVALDGVSLEVRRGEFLVMLGPSGCGKTTLLRSLAGLERPDGGEIEIEGELVFSAAQGVFWPPHRRPVSMMFQSYALWPHMTVYENVAFPLRMKRREGGRERTRVREVLEMVGCGGLERRYPGELSGGQQQRVALARAIVAGDRVILFDEPLSNVDARVREELRGEIVQMQRRLGFTAIYVTHDQKEAMAIADRLVVMDGGRILQVGTPQEVYLRPRSERVAYIVGRGNLLPGQVVGQEGGHYFVETAAGRLMGTGEDRLKPGDRVLVFFRPEVCRVVPAGEVGATGGIRGIVRQRAFLGNIQELRVQVGQAEILVEVPEGVEVPEGEVTLEIPEDRVRVFGGTAPTHS, encoded by the coding sequence TGATGGCTGTGGAAAGTGGGGAGGGGATTTCCGTGCGGGTTCGGGAGGTGCGCAAGCGATTCGGACCCCGCGCGGGAAGCGGAGGCGTGGTGGCGCTGGATGGAGTTTCGCTGGAGGTGCGGAGAGGGGAGTTTCTGGTAATGCTGGGACCCAGCGGGTGCGGGAAGACCACCTTGCTGCGGAGCCTCGCGGGGCTGGAGCGGCCGGACGGAGGGGAGATCGAGATCGAAGGGGAGCTGGTGTTCTCCGCAGCGCAGGGGGTCTTCTGGCCGCCCCACCGCAGACCGGTGAGCATGATGTTCCAGTCCTACGCGTTGTGGCCGCACATGACGGTGTACGAGAACGTGGCGTTCCCGCTGCGGATGAAGCGCCGGGAGGGGGGGAGGGAGCGGACCCGGGTGCGGGAGGTACTGGAGATGGTGGGGTGCGGGGGGTTGGAGCGGCGGTACCCGGGCGAGCTGAGCGGAGGGCAGCAGCAACGGGTGGCCCTGGCCCGGGCCATCGTGGCGGGGGATCGGGTGATCCTGTTCGACGAGCCGCTGTCGAACGTGGATGCACGGGTGCGGGAGGAGCTGCGGGGCGAGATCGTGCAGATGCAGCGGAGGCTGGGGTTCACGGCCATCTACGTGACGCACGACCAGAAGGAGGCCATGGCCATCGCGGACCGGCTGGTGGTGATGGACGGAGGCAGGATCCTGCAGGTGGGGACCCCGCAGGAGGTGTACCTGCGGCCCCGGTCGGAACGGGTGGCGTATATCGTGGGACGGGGGAATCTGCTGCCCGGTCAGGTGGTGGGGCAGGAAGGGGGCCATTACTTCGTAGAGACCGCGGCGGGGCGACTGATGGGGACCGGGGAGGACCGCCTGAAGCCTGGGGATCGGGTGCTGGTGTTCTTCCGGCCCGAGGTGTGCCGGGTGGTGCCCGCGGGGGAGGTGGGGGCGACGGGAGGGATACGGGGGATTGTGCGGCAGAGGGCGTTTTTGGGCAACATCCAGGAGCTGCGGGTGCAGGTGGGTCAGGCGGAGATCCTGGTGGAGGTTCCGGAAGGGGTGGAGGTCCCGGAAGGGGAGGTGACCTTGGAGATTCCGGAGGATCGGGTGCGGGTGTTCGGAGGAACTGCACCAACCCATTCCTGA
- a CDS encoding 3-oxoacid CoA-transferase subunit B: MALTREGVAYRIAQDLPDGSYVNLGVGIPSLVLQFLPEGRDVLIHSENGILGVGPKAAPGEEDPDLVNANGDYVTLLAGASLFDHALSFAIIRGGHLTHAVLGALQVSRKGDLANWKVPGQRVPGVGGAMDLAVGAQRVWVAMTHVTERGEPKIVEECTYPLTAPRCVKRIYTDLAVIRIEGEELVLEEVAPGVSLGEVQARTGAPLRVTDDVRIMPVPAEIRGIPLHRP; this comes from the coding sequence ATGGCCCTAACGCGGGAAGGTGTGGCATACCGGATCGCTCAGGATCTCCCGGACGGCAGCTACGTGAACCTGGGGGTGGGAATCCCCTCCCTGGTGTTGCAGTTCCTCCCTGAGGGACGGGATGTCCTGATCCACAGCGAGAACGGGATCCTGGGGGTAGGGCCGAAGGCCGCGCCGGGAGAAGAGGATCCGGACCTGGTGAACGCCAACGGGGACTACGTGACCCTGCTTGCGGGCGCGAGCCTGTTTGACCACGCGCTCTCCTTCGCCATCATCCGGGGAGGACACCTCACCCACGCGGTCCTCGGAGCCCTGCAGGTCTCCCGGAAGGGGGATTTGGCGAACTGGAAGGTACCCGGGCAGCGGGTGCCCGGCGTGGGGGGGGCTATGGATCTGGCGGTGGGGGCGCAGCGGGTGTGGGTGGCCATGACGCACGTGACGGAGCGGGGGGAGCCGAAGATCGTAGAGGAATGCACGTATCCGCTCACCGCACCCCGATGCGTGAAGCGGATCTACACGGACCTGGCGGTGATCCGGATAGAAGGGGAGGAGCTGGTGTTGGAGGAGGTAGCCCCCGGGGTAAGCCTCGGGGAGGTCCAGGCGCGCACGGGAGCCCCCCTTCGGGTGACGGACGACGTGCGGATCATGCCGGTGCCCGCGGAGATCCGGGGAATTCCCCTCCACAGGCCTTGA
- a CDS encoding ABC transporter substrate-binding protein, with the protein MRRWLRGALWTSFLVAVLFPRGAATGPSLRERICEAAQKEGVVHILTNVREVADPLEKALNGRFPWLRVRTVTDVAAPTRAVAEAQAGRHEHDVFAYSLPGILPAYERGLLVSFSDSEIQTFGIHPGARLLGGAVLSGWTFVHTIAHDTRRVRSEEAPRRWEDLLTPRWRGRLVGSISALTNGVAAVGLLLGEAWAFDFVRKLRDEVKVTLTPSPTLALQLVLQGEKDLLWSGIETTLERQERAVESARRRLELYGRLLPVLQGQVR; encoded by the coding sequence ATGCGAAGATGGCTGCGGGGTGCGCTCTGGACGAGCTTCCTCGTCGCCGTTCTCTTCCCAAGAGGCGCTGCTACAGGGCCTTCCCTGCGGGAGCGGATCTGTGAGGCAGCCCAGAAAGAGGGGGTGGTCCACATCCTCACGAACGTGCGGGAGGTAGCGGACCCGCTGGAGAAGGCCCTGAACGGAAGGTTTCCGTGGCTGCGGGTGCGCACCGTTACGGACGTGGCCGCACCTACCAGGGCCGTGGCAGAGGCGCAAGCGGGCCGGCATGAGCACGACGTGTTCGCGTACAGTCTCCCTGGGATTCTTCCGGCGTACGAGAGGGGGTTGCTTGTCTCCTTCTCGGATTCGGAGATCCAGACCTTCGGAATTCATCCGGGCGCGCGACTGTTAGGAGGAGCCGTGCTGAGTGGCTGGACGTTCGTACATACCATCGCGCACGACACTCGGCGGGTGCGGTCCGAGGAAGCCCCCAGACGATGGGAGGATCTGCTGACCCCCAGGTGGCGCGGTCGTTTGGTGGGCAGCATCTCCGCCCTCACCAATGGGGTGGCGGCGGTGGGACTGCTTTTGGGCGAGGCTTGGGCTTTCGACTTTGTGCGGAAGTTGCGGGATGAAGTTAAGGTTACACTGACCCCCAGCCCCACCCTGGCACTGCAGCTCGTCCTTCAGGGGGAGAAGGACCTGTTGTGGAGCGGGATCGAGACCACCCTTGAACGGCAGGAGAGGGCGGTGGAGTCCGCCCGCCGGCGGCTGGAGCTCTATGGGCGCCTGCTGCCTGTCCTGCAAGGACAGGTGCGCTGA
- a CDS encoding 3-oxoacid CoA-transferase subunit A, with the protein MDKLVPTCDEAVADIPNGATIMIGGFGPPGFPAQLVEALRRRRLRELVIIQCGGGTEDYALGGLILDGAVRKLISSYPTHPGAWALRDRYLRGEIELEVLPQGTFVERIRAAGAGLGGFYTPTGVGTELAEGKEIRVINGRPYVFELPLSADFALIKAHRADRWGNLTYRRTMRNFNPIMAMAAKVVIAEVDEVVPVGALSPEEVETPGICVDRVVATERHPRLLRRV; encoded by the coding sequence ATGGATAAGCTCGTGCCGACGTGTGACGAGGCCGTCGCGGACATTCCCAACGGAGCCACCATCATGATCGGGGGGTTCGGCCCTCCGGGCTTTCCCGCTCAGCTGGTGGAGGCCCTCCGGCGTCGGCGGCTGCGAGAGCTCGTGATCATCCAGTGTGGGGGCGGCACGGAGGACTACGCCCTCGGGGGCCTCATCCTCGACGGAGCCGTGCGGAAGCTCATCAGCTCCTACCCCACGCATCCGGGAGCCTGGGCCCTCCGGGACCGGTATCTCCGCGGGGAGATCGAGCTGGAGGTTCTGCCTCAGGGCACGTTCGTGGAGCGGATTCGGGCGGCAGGGGCTGGACTGGGCGGGTTCTACACGCCCACTGGGGTGGGGACGGAGCTGGCGGAGGGGAAGGAGATACGCGTGATCAACGGCCGCCCCTACGTCTTCGAGCTCCCCCTCTCCGCGGACTTCGCCCTCATCAAGGCGCACCGGGCGGATCGGTGGGGAAACCTCACCTACCGTCGCACCATGCGGAACTTCAACCCCATCATGGCCATGGCCGCGAAGGTGGTGATCGCGGAGGTAGACGAGGTCGTTCCGGTCGGGGCGCTCTCCCCCGAGGAGGTCGAGACCCCTGGCATCTGCGTGGACCGGGTGGTGGCTACGGAGCGCCATCCCCGACTCCTGCGCCGTGTCTGA